Proteins found in one Magnolia sinica isolate HGM2019 chromosome 5, MsV1, whole genome shotgun sequence genomic segment:
- the LOC131245324 gene encoding E3 ubiquitin-protein ligase ATL41-like has product MQTIPSTLCPLSLLIAMSDDDHHKRRHHYGVSNKAMLIAFGSLLIVVGLVILLHLYVRRVARRQARRRFLIGHLATAAQRGTPEPPKTGLDPSVIDTLPIFTYKRSDPLNDTGAECSVCLSALEEEEIARILPNCKHMFHLQCIDMWLHSHSTCPICRTDAEPQAQEATAPMVFVASAPPLDRTMSMASEGPSDAVGQSSKGGESGSRLSSFRRIITREKSDRRMQSCGQADAVEDIERQ; this is encoded by the coding sequence ATGCAAACCATACCATCCACCTTGTGCCCGCTCTCCCTCCTAATCGCTATGTCAGACGACGACCACCACAAACGCCGACATCATTACGGTGTAAGCAACAAGGCCATGCTCATCGCCTTCGGCTCATTGCTCATTGTCGTCGGGCTCGTTATCCTTCTCCATCTCTACGTTAGACGAGTCGCCCGCCGCCAGGCAAGACGGCGTTTTTTGATCGGTCACCTGGCCACAGCCGCCCAAAGGGGGACCCCTGAGCCACCCAAGACGGGGCTCGATCCGTCGGTAATCGACACCCTCCCAATTTTCACATACAAGCGTTCCGACCCACTCAACGATACCGGCGCCGAGTGTTCAGTCTgcctgagtgcattagaggaagAAGAGATTGCTAGAATTCTACCAAACTGTAAGCACATGTTCCATCTACAATGCATTGATATGTGGTTACACTCTCACTCTACGTGCCCCATATGCCGGACTGATGCAGAACCTCAAGCCCAGGAGGCCACCGCGCCGATGGTGTTTGTCGCATCAGCTCcaccgttggatcgcacgatgtCGATGGCCTCGGAGGGTCCGTCGGACGCTGTAGGCCAGTCGTCGAAGGGGGGTGAATCGGGTTCACGGCTGAGCTCGTTTCGGAGAATTATCACTAGGGAGAAATCAGATAGGAGAATGCAATCTTGTGGCCAAGCTGATGCTGTTGAAGATATTGAGAGGCAGTGA